A single Saccopteryx bilineata isolate mSacBil1 chromosome 7, mSacBil1_pri_phased_curated, whole genome shotgun sequence DNA region contains:
- the EVX1 gene encoding homeobox even-skipped homolog protein 1 — MESRKDMVMFLDGVQLGTLVGKRVSNLSESVGSPLPEPPEKMVPRGCLSPRAGPPATRERSGGGLEEEPADGLAGGAAGPGTEPRAAGAAVLGPGPPAPSADSLSGQGQPSSSDTESDFYEEIEVSCTPDCATGNAEYQHSKGPGSEALASSPNSGSEAPKSSGGSSQGTLACSASDQMRRYRTAFTREQIARLEKEFYRENYVSRPRRCELAAALNLPETTIKVWFQNRRMKDKRQRLAMTWPHPADPAFYTYMMSHAAAAGGLPYPFPSHLPLPYYSPVGLGAASAASAAASPFGGPLRPLDTFRVLSQPYPRPELLCAFRHPPLYPGPAHGLGASAGGACSCLACHGGPANGLAPRAAAAASDFTCASTSRSDSFLAFAPSVLSKASSVALDQREEVPLTR; from the exons ATGGAGAGCCGAAAGGACATGGTTATGTTTCTGGACGGGGTGCAGCTTGGCACTCTGGTGGGCAAGAGGGTCTCCAATTTGTCCGAATCCGTGGGTAGTCCGCTGCCGGAGCCGCCCGAGAAGATGGTGCCCCGGGGCTGTCTGAGCCCGCGGGCCGGTCCTCCGGCCACCCGGGAGCGCAGCGGGGGAGGCCTGGAGGAGGAGCCGGCCGACGGACTAGCAGGAGGCGCCGCGGGACCCGGCACCGAGCCGCGGGCAGCCGGGGCAGCCGTGCTTGGCCCCGGCCCTCCGGCCCCCTCCGCCGACAGCCTCTCGGGCCAGGGGCAGCCCAGCAGCTCGGACACTGAGTCGGATTTCTATGAAGAAATCGAGGTGAGCTGCACCCCGGACTGCGCCACGGGGAACGCCGAGTACCAGCACAGCAAAG GGCCGGGCTCCGAGGCACTGGCCAGCAGTCCCAACAGCGGCAGCGAGGCCCCTAAGAGCAGCGGCGGCAGCTCGCAGGGCACCCTGGCCTGCAGTGCCAGTGACCAGATGCGTCGTTACCGCACCGCCTTCACCCGGGAGCAGATTGCACGGCTGGAGAAGGAATTCTACAGGGAGAACTACGTATCCAGGCCGCGGAGATGCGAGCTGGCTGCCGCCCTAAACCTGCCGGAAACCACCATCAAG gTGTGGTTTCAGAACCGGCGCATGAAGGACAAGCGGCAGAGGCTGGCCATGACGTGGCCGCACCCGGCCGACCCCGCCTTCTACACGTACATGATGAGCCACGCGGCGGCCGCCGGCGGCCTGCCCTACCCCTTCCCGTCGCACCTGCCGCTGCCCTACTACTCGCCCGTGGGGCTGGGCGCCGCGTCCGCCGCCTCGGCCGCCGCCTCGCCCTTCGGCGGCCCGCTGCGGCCGCTCGACACGTTCCGCGTGCTGTCGCAGCCCTACCCGCGGCCCGAACTGCTGTGCGCCTTCCGCCACCCGCCGCTCTACCCCGGCCCCGCGCACGGCCTGGGCGCCTCGGCCGGCGGCGCCTGCTCCTGCCTCGCCTGCCACGGCGGCCCGGCCAACGGGCTGGcgccccgcgccgccgccgccgcctcggaCTTCACCTGTGCCTCCACCTCCCGCTCGGACTCCTTCCTCGCCTTCGCGCCCTCGGTGCTCAGCAAGGCCTCCTCCGTGGCGCTGGACCAGAGGGAGGAGGTGCCCCTCACCAGATAA